CAATTTAAAAAACGATTCTGCTGAAAAACAAAGGTTTCACGAACTTGGAACAGAAACAATCAAAAACAGAGAATTGGGTGTTGTGATTGTCAACGGTGGTATGGCAACAAGGTTTGGTGGTGTAGTGAAAGGGATTGTTGAAGTATATGACGGTAAAACTTTTTTACAGATAAAACTTGAGCAGCTAAAAAAGGTAAACCATAAATATGGTGTCGCTATCCCAATATATATAATGAACAGTTTCGCAACTGAAACCGTAACAATTGAATACCTAAAAAAGAATAATTATTTCGGCTTAAAAGATAGTATCAAATGCTTTAATCAGTTCATAGCAAAACGGCTGAACCCTGACGGTAGTTATTTTATCTCAGAAAAAGAAACTGAAATGTATTATGGACCAGGCCATGGCGATTTTGTTTTCGCATTTTCTCAAAGTGGACATTTGTCCAATTTCATTAAAACTGGTGGTAAATATTTATGGTATTCTAATGTAGATAATCTTGGTGCGAGTGT
This genomic stretch from Elusimicrobiota bacterium harbors:
- a CDS encoding UTP--glucose-1-phosphate uridylyltransferase gives rise to the protein NLKNDSAEKQRFHELGTETIKNRELGVVIVNGGMATRFGGVVKGIVEVYDGKTFLQIKLEQLKKVNHKYGVAIPIYIMNSFATETVTIEYLKKNNYFGLKDSIKCFNQFIAKRLNPDGSYFISEKETEMYYGPGHGDFVFAFSQSGHLSNFIKTGGKYLWYSNVDNLGASVEETILGYHIDKETEMTVELAQKYHGDKGGAPAVVDGHLEIVEQFKFPPDFNQDSISVFNTATYIFKASALNQKFELPFYYVEKKIGEKKVVQFERLAGDLSLFLKTEYIIVNREERFFPIKTPQDLENSREKLKKRFG